In Fusobacterium periodonticum ATCC 33693, the following are encoded in one genomic region:
- a CDS encoding coproporphyrinogen III oxidase, with protein MLIETNVEINLRSIEEFTRVMASELLEDKILFDIQREENLIKIKVSSENLNKNTEFSYIDLENKIEDQILTMCKISLLKLLNKNYAWGSLMGVRPTKVLRRLLINGCDYEEARKILKDFYLVTDDKISLMETVVKKELELLDKEHINLYVGIPFCPTKCKYCSFASYEISGGVGRFYNDFVEALLKEIQIIGDFLKTYNKKVSSIYFGGGTPSTLTETDLERVLKKLLENIDMSDVKEFTFEAGREDSLNIEKLEIMKKYSVDRISLNPQSFNLETLKRVNRRFDRENFDLIFKEAKNLGFIINMDLIIGLPEETTEEILDTLAQLNAYDIDNLTIHCLAFKRASKLFKESQERNSIDRALIEEHIQEIVKEKEMKPYYMYRQKNIIEWGENIGYSKEGKESIFNIEMIEENQNTMALGGGGISKIVIEERNGIDYIERYVNPKDPALYIRELDKRCKEKIEMFKKEKI; from the coding sequence CTGTTAATAGAAACGAATGTAGAAATAAATTTAAGGAGTATAGAAGAATTTACTAGAGTAATGGCTTCTGAGCTTCTTGAAGATAAAATTCTTTTTGATATCCAAAGAGAAGAAAATTTAATTAAGATAAAAGTAAGCTCTGAAAACTTAAATAAGAATACAGAATTTTCATATATAGATTTAGAGAACAAGATAGAAGACCAAATTTTAACTATGTGTAAAATAAGTCTATTAAAACTTTTAAATAAAAATTATGCTTGGGGTTCTCTTATGGGAGTACGTCCAACTAAAGTTTTAAGGAGACTTTTAATCAATGGCTGTGACTATGAAGAAGCTAGAAAGATTTTAAAAGATTTTTATTTAGTAACAGATGATAAAATAAGTCTTATGGAAACTGTTGTTAAAAAAGAGTTGGAACTCCTAGATAAAGAACATATAAATCTATATGTTGGTATACCTTTTTGTCCAACTAAATGTAAGTACTGTTCCTTTGCTTCCTATGAAATAAGTGGTGGAGTTGGAAGATTCTATAATGATTTTGTAGAGGCACTTTTAAAAGAAATTCAAATAATAGGAGATTTCCTAAAAACATATAATAAGAAAGTTTCTTCTATATATTTTGGTGGTGGAACTCCAAGTACATTGACAGAAACAGATTTAGAAAGAGTTTTAAAGAAATTACTTGAAAATATAGATATGTCTGATGTAAAAGAATTCACTTTTGAAGCAGGTAGAGAAGATTCTTTAAACATTGAAAAATTAGAAATAATGAAAAAATACTCTGTGGATAGAATAAGTTTAAATCCACAGTCATTTAATTTAGAAACTTTGAAAAGAGTCAACAGAAGATTTGACAGAGAAAATTTTGACTTAATATTTAAAGAAGCTAAAAATCTAGGTTTTATCATAAATATGGATTTAATAATAGGTTTACCTGAAGAAACAACAGAAGAAATTTTAGATACTTTAGCTCAATTAAATGCCTATGATATAGATAATTTAACTATACATTGTTTAGCATTTAAGAGAGCTTCAAAACTTTTTAAAGAAAGCCAAGAAAGAAACTCTATAGATAGAGCCTTAATTGAGGAGCATATACAAGAGATAGTTAAAGAAAAAGAAATGAAACCTTACTATATGTATAGACAGAAAAATATCATTGAGTGGGGAGAAAATATTGGCTATTCTAAAGAAGGAAAAGAAAGTATTTTCAATATTGAAATGATAGAAGAAAATCAAAATACTATGGCACTAGGTGGAGGTGGTATAAGCAAGATTGTTATTGAAGAAAGAAATGGTATAGACTATATTGAAAGATATGTAAACCCAAAAGATCCTGCCCTATATATAAGGGAATTAGATAAAAGATGTAAGGAAAAAATAGAGATGTTTAAGAAGGAGAAGATATGA